A part of Biomphalaria glabrata chromosome 3, xgBioGlab47.1, whole genome shotgun sequence genomic DNA contains:
- the LOC129925084 gene encoding uncharacterized protein LOC129925084: MVESDSAADMLPVVSMSWTINILIPPINIPINIPIPPINIPIPPINIPINIPIPPINIPIPPINIPIPPINIPINIPINIPIPPINIPINIPIPPINIPIPPINIPIPPINIPIPPINIPINIPINIPINIPIPPINIPINIPINIPINIPINIPIPPINIPIPPINIPINIPIPPINIPIPPINIPIPPINIPIPPINIPINIPIPPINIPIPPINIPIPPINIPIPPINIPINIPINIPIPPINIPINIPINIPINIPINIPIPPINIPINIPINIPIPPINIPINIPIPPINIPIPPINIPIPPINIPIPPINIPINIPINIPINIPIPPINIPINIPINIPINIPINIPIPPINIPIPPINIPINIPIPPINIPIPPINIPIPPINIPIPPINIPINIPIPPINIPIPPINIPIPPINIPIPPINIPINIPINIPIPPINIPINIPINIPINIPINIPIPPINIPIPPINIPIPPINIPIPPINIPIPPINPIQIFILLSLTFDLPLKFTP; this comes from the coding sequence TATCAACATTCTTATCCCTCCTATCAACATTCCTATCAACATTCCTATCCCTCCTATCAACATTCCTATCCCTCCTATCAACATTCCTATCAACATTCCTATCCCTCCTATCAACATTCCTATCCCTCCTATCAACATTCCTATCCCTCCTATCAACATTCCTATCAACATTCCTATCAACATTCCTATCCCTCCTATCAACATTCCTATCAACATTCCTATCCCTCCTATCAACATTCCTATCCCTCCTATCAACATTCCTATCCCTCCTATCAACATTCCTATCCCTCCTATCAACATTCCTATCAACATTCCTATCAACATTCCTATCAACATTCCTATCCCTCCTATCAACATTCCAATCAACATTCCTATCAACATTCCTATCAACATTCCTATCAACATTCCTATCCCTCCTATCAACATTCCTATCCCTCCTATCAACATTCCTATCAACATTCCTATCCCTCCTATCAACATTCCTATCCCTCCTATCAACATTCCTATCCCTCCTATCAACATTCCTATCCCTCCTATCAACATTCCTATCAACATTCCTATCCCTCCTATCAACATTCCTATCCCTCCTATCAACATTCCTATCCCTCCTATCAACATTCCTATCCCTCCTATCAACATTCCTATCAACATTCCTATCAACATTCCTATCCCTCCTATCAACATTCCTATCAACATTCCTATCAACATTCCTATCAACATTCCTATCAACATTCCTATCCCTCCTATCAACATTCCTATCAACATTCCTATCAACATTCCTATCCCTCCTATCAACATTCCTATCAACATTCCTATCCCTCCTATCAACATTCCTATCCCTCCTATCAACATTCCTATCCCTCCTATCAACATTCCTATCCCTCCTATCAACATTCCTATCAACATTCCTATCAACATTCCTATCAACATTCCTATCCCTCCTATCAACATTCCAATCAACATTCCTATCAACATTCCTATCAACATTCCTATCAACATTCCTATCCCTCCTATCAACATTCCTATCCCTCCTATCAACATTCCTATCAACATTCCTATCCCTCCTATCAACATTCCTATCCCTCCTATCAACATTCCTATCCCTCCTATCAACATTCCTATCCCTCCTATCAACATTCCTATCAACATTCCTATCCCTCCTATCAACATTCCTATCCCTCCTATCAACATTCCTATCCCTCCTATCAACATTCCTATCCCTCCTATCAACATTCCTATCAACATTCCTATCAACATTCCTATCCCTCCTATCAACATTCCTATCAACATTCCTATCAACATTCCTATCAACATTCCTATCAACATTCCTATCCCTCCTATCAACATTCCTATCCCTCCTATCAACATTCCTATCCCTCCTATCAACATTCCTATCCCTCCTATCAACATTCCTATCCCTCCTATCAACCCTATtcagatttttattttgctaagcCTCACCTTTGACCTCCCCCTAAAGTTCACACCTTAA